One genomic window of Thermococcus indicus includes the following:
- a CDS encoding aspartate kinase: MIVVKFGGSSVRFELPSAVELTERLWDAGDVVVVVSALKGVTDALLGLARGEERLDRLVGLHREHAERHGVEPSVLSPIFGELEGVLAGREKFPCGEAFTDRVLSFGELLSARIFAEALKRRGLSARIVEPWELLVTDGNFGDASVDLKVSAGNVSLVEEVLDAGEIPVVPGFVGGFNGMVTTLGRGGSDYTASVLGRLLGWRVLIVSHVDGIYTADPHRVVSARLIPFVSRGEALVASRLGMKALHEKAVSAGAEILLAGIRNWNVGTVVGERSSGIPVVVHRVDGESAVISVVGVDSVPGWDARVRWEGGVPYVSLRVPRARLGSYLVRIHDAVTGGLFDVRAFPSRAGGELSVSA, from the coding sequence ATGATTGTGGTGAAGTTCGGCGGCAGCTCCGTGAGGTTCGAGCTCCCCTCGGCGGTCGAGCTCACCGAGAGGCTCTGGGATGCGGGCGACGTCGTCGTTGTTGTATCTGCGCTCAAGGGCGTCACCGACGCCCTCCTCGGCCTGGCCCGCGGGGAAGAACGCCTCGACCGCCTCGTGGGGCTCCATCGGGAGCACGCGGAGAGGCACGGGGTAGAGCCTTCGGTGCTCTCCCCCATTTTCGGGGAGCTGGAGGGCGTTTTAGCCGGTAGAGAAAAGTTCCCGTGCGGAGAGGCGTTCACCGACAGAGTGCTGTCCTTCGGAGAGTTGCTCTCGGCGAGGATTTTCGCCGAGGCGCTTAAGAGAAGGGGCCTTTCCGCCAGAATCGTCGAACCCTGGGAGCTCCTCGTGACGGACGGCAACTTCGGCGACGCCAGCGTGGACCTTAAGGTGAGTGCCGGGAACGTCTCCCTCGTGGAGGAAGTTTTAGATGCCGGGGAGATTCCTGTCGTTCCGGGCTTCGTCGGGGGCTTCAACGGCATGGTGACGACCCTCGGGCGGGGCGGGAGCGACTACACTGCCTCCGTCCTCGGCAGGCTCCTCGGCTGGAGGGTTCTCATCGTCAGCCATGTGGACGGAATCTACACCGCCGACCCCCACCGCGTCGTATCGGCCAGGCTCATACCCTTCGTCTCAAGGGGCGAGGCCCTCGTGGCTTCCCGCCTCGGCATGAAGGCCCTCCACGAGAAAGCGGTCTCGGCTGGCGCGGAAATCCTTCTGGCCGGAATCAGGAACTGGAACGTTGGAACGGTCGTCGGTGAGAGGAGCTCGGGAATCCCCGTGGTGGTTCACCGCGTTGACGGTGAGTCCGCGGTCATAAGCGTGGTTGGGGTGGACTCGGTGCCCGGCTGGGACGCGAGGGTCCGCTGGGAGGGGGGAGTTCCCTACGTCTCCCTGAGGGTTCCGCGCGCGAGGCTCGGTAGCTACCTCGTCAGAATCCACGACGCCGTAACCGGCGGGCTCTTCGACGTCCGCGCGTTCCCGAGCCGGGCCGGCGGGGAGCTGAGCGTAAGCGCGTAG
- a CDS encoding homoserine kinase — MKVRVHATIANFGPGFDVFGVGIGEPYDELSFRESDEWSIRVEGFPVPADETNVAVVAARALARLVGEDVPLELKLRKGIRPGSGLGSSGASSLAGALAMARVLGVEDEGLILRAAMEGERAASGSAHPDNVVPAYYGDFTIISTPLHVDRIPVDFRVAVVLPEVEVPTREARRALPGKVPIGDAVSNVALAASLVKALIEGDMERAGMFLDDRIALPYRLKLMPWYGTVRRAAMEAGAWGFSVSGSGPAVFALGEDVVQIGKAIVEAFEGLGISAKAYVARAGVGVVP; from the coding sequence ATGAAGGTTCGGGTACACGCTACAATAGCGAACTTTGGGCCGGGGTTTGACGTCTTCGGAGTTGGCATAGGGGAGCCCTACGACGAACTCTCCTTCAGAGAATCGGACGAGTGGAGTATAAGGGTCGAGGGCTTCCCGGTGCCGGCCGACGAGACCAACGTAGCAGTTGTCGCCGCCAGGGCCCTCGCGAGGCTCGTTGGTGAAGACGTTCCCCTTGAGCTGAAGCTGAGGAAGGGGATAAGGCCGGGGAGCGGGCTCGGAAGCTCCGGGGCCTCTTCCTTAGCTGGTGCCCTCGCGATGGCTCGGGTTCTCGGCGTTGAGGACGAGGGGTTAATCCTCAGGGCGGCGATGGAGGGTGAAAGGGCCGCCTCCGGAAGCGCACACCCGGACAACGTCGTCCCGGCCTACTACGGCGACTTCACGATAATCTCCACGCCCCTCCACGTCGACAGGATTCCGGTTGATTTTAGAGTCGCGGTTGTCCTGCCCGAGGTGGAGGTCCCGACGAGGGAGGCGAGGAGGGCTCTGCCAGGGAAGGTTCCGATTGGGGACGCTGTGAGCAACGTGGCCCTCGCCGCTTCCCTCGTGAAGGCCCTGATTGAGGGGGACATGGAGAGGGCCGGCATGTTCCTTGACGACAGGATAGCCCTGCCATACAGGCTAAAACTGATGCCCTGGTACGGGACGGTCAGAAGGGCCGCCATGGAAGCCGGTGCTTGGGGCTTCTCTGTATCGGGTTCTGGTCCGGCGGTCTTTGCCCTCGGCGAGGACGTTGTTCAAATCGGGAAGGCCATCGTAGAGGCCTTCGAAGGGCTTGGAATTAGCGCTAAGGCCTACGTCGCGAGGGCCGGCGTGGGGGTGGTCCCGTGA
- the asd gene encoding aspartate-semialdehyde dehydrogenase, translated as MRAAVLGATGMVGRTFVRLLEGHPWFKVKTLVASERSAGKRYGELVPEAPEEFKELEVVSLSDFLREPDVDLVFNALPASVSGEVEEKLAERVPVFTNARAHRYDDDVPILVPEVNPEHLKLVELQREGRGWEGFIVTNPNCSTAILTVSLAPLREFGIRDVRVATMQAISGAGFSGLSALAIHDNVIPLIEGEEWKIENESRKILRRLERSIVPAEFTVSAIATRVPVLHGHTEAVFIELERGSIDELREAFESFDPLRKLDLPSYERPIVYEEVPQPRLHRERGKGLTVTVGRLEESARGFKYVVTGHNLVRGAAGGSVLNAELAKRLGYI; from the coding sequence GTGAGGGCCGCTGTCCTCGGCGCGACTGGCATGGTCGGGAGAACCTTCGTGAGGCTCCTTGAGGGGCACCCATGGTTTAAGGTCAAAACCCTCGTTGCCTCGGAGCGTTCGGCCGGGAAGCGCTATGGAGAGCTCGTTCCAGAGGCCCCGGAGGAGTTCAAAGAGTTGGAGGTGGTTTCGCTCTCCGATTTCCTTAGGGAGCCGGACGTCGACCTTGTCTTCAACGCACTCCCCGCTTCCGTCTCCGGGGAAGTTGAGGAGAAGCTGGCCGAGCGGGTTCCCGTCTTTACCAACGCGAGGGCCCACCGCTACGACGATGACGTGCCCATACTCGTCCCCGAGGTGAACCCGGAGCACCTCAAGCTCGTCGAGCTCCAGCGCGAGGGGAGGGGCTGGGAGGGCTTCATAGTGACCAACCCCAACTGCTCCACCGCAATACTGACGGTCTCCCTCGCCCCCCTGAGGGAGTTCGGGATAAGGGACGTTAGAGTTGCCACGATGCAGGCCATCAGCGGGGCGGGCTTCTCGGGCCTGTCTGCCCTCGCCATCCACGACAACGTGATTCCCCTCATTGAGGGAGAGGAGTGGAAGATTGAGAACGAGAGCAGGAAAATCCTCAGGAGGCTTGAGAGGAGCATAGTCCCGGCGGAATTCACGGTCTCTGCCATAGCGACGCGCGTTCCGGTTCTCCACGGCCACACCGAGGCTGTCTTTATTGAGCTTGAGCGCGGAAGCATCGATGAGCTGAGGGAGGCCTTCGAAAGCTTCGACCCCCTGAGAAAGCTCGACCTGCCGAGCTACGAGAGGCCGATAGTCTATGAGGAGGTGCCCCAGCCGAGGCTCCATAGGGAGAGGGGGAAGGGCCTAACGGTGACCGTTGGAAGGTTGGAGGAAAGCGCGAGGGGCTTCAAGTACGTCGTTACGGGCCACAACCTCGTGAGGGGTGCCGCCGGGGGCTCCGTGCTGAACGCGGAGCTCGCGAAGAGGCTCGGCTACATTTAA
- a CDS encoding TrpB-like pyridoxal phosphate-dependent enzyme — protein MKAVLPDGRIPKKWYNILPDLPEPLAPPLDPETDEPMEPEKLLRIFAEELVKQEMSNERYIEIPKRVRELYAKIGRPTPLFRATNLEKALGTPSKIYFKYEGATVTGSHKINTALAQAYHAKEQGIEKLITETGAGQWGTALSLAGALLGLKVRVYMARASYQQKPYRKTIMRLYGAEVYPSPSERTEIGRKFLAQDPNHPGGLGIAISEAIEDVLRDEKARYSLGSVLNHVLMHQTIIGLEAREQMEEFEEPDVIIGCVGGGSNFAGLAYPFVRDVLSGNADYEFIAVEPRAAPTMTRGVYRYDFGDSGGYTPKMKMHTLGHTYYVPPIHAGGLRYHGLAPTLSVLINHGIVKPVAYHQNEVFQAAELFAKTEGIIPAPESAHAIKGVIDRALKAKEEGREEVILFNFSGHGLLDLKGYRDYLDGKLEDYEPDYFPALG, from the coding sequence ATGAAAGCCGTTCTGCCGGATGGAAGGATACCCAAGAAATGGTACAACATACTGCCGGACCTTCCGGAACCTCTGGCACCTCCACTCGACCCGGAAACCGATGAGCCCATGGAACCGGAAAAGCTGCTGAGGATTTTTGCGGAGGAGCTCGTAAAGCAGGAGATGAGCAACGAGCGCTACATAGAGATTCCAAAGAGGGTTCGCGAGCTCTACGCCAAGATCGGCCGGCCAACCCCACTTTTCAGGGCGACCAACCTCGAGAAGGCCCTGGGAACACCTTCTAAGATATACTTCAAGTATGAAGGTGCCACAGTGACCGGAAGCCACAAGATAAACACGGCCCTAGCTCAGGCCTACCATGCCAAGGAGCAGGGGATTGAGAAACTTATAACGGAAACCGGAGCCGGCCAGTGGGGGACGGCTTTAAGCCTGGCCGGGGCTTTGCTCGGGCTGAAGGTTAGGGTTTACATGGCTCGCGCCAGCTACCAGCAGAAGCCCTACAGGAAGACGATAATGCGCCTCTACGGTGCTGAGGTTTACCCCAGTCCGAGCGAAAGGACGGAGATAGGAAGGAAGTTTTTGGCTCAAGACCCGAACCATCCGGGCGGGCTTGGAATAGCCATAAGTGAGGCCATTGAAGACGTTCTGAGGGACGAGAAGGCCCGCTATTCTCTGGGGAGCGTGCTCAACCACGTCCTCATGCACCAGACGATCATCGGTTTGGAAGCCAGGGAGCAGATGGAAGAGTTCGAGGAACCGGACGTCATAATCGGCTGCGTCGGCGGTGGAAGCAACTTCGCGGGGTTGGCGTATCCGTTCGTTAGAGATGTTCTGAGCGGAAATGCTGACTACGAGTTCATAGCGGTCGAACCTAGGGCAGCCCCCACAATGACCCGGGGAGTTTACAGGTACGATTTCGGGGATTCCGGCGGCTACACACCGAAGATGAAAATGCACACCCTCGGTCACACCTACTACGTCCCGCCGATTCACGCTGGCGGGCTTCGCTACCACGGCCTCGCCCCGACGCTCAGTGTTCTCATAAACCACGGGATAGTGAAACCAGTCGCCTATCACCAGAACGAGGTGTTCCAAGCTGCCGAGCTGTTCGCCAAAACGGAGGGCATAATCCCGGCCCCTGAAAGTGCTCACGCGATTAAGGGCGTCATAGACAGGGCATTGAAGGCGAAGGAGGAGGGAAGGGAGGAGGTAATCCTCTTCAACTTCAGCGGGCACGGCCTCCTTGATTTGAAGGGCTACAGGGACTACCTCGATGGAAAGCTCGAGGACTACGAGCCGGATTACTTCCCGGCCCTCGGCTGA